A DNA window from Halanaerobium saccharolyticum subsp. saccharolyticum DSM 6643 contains the following coding sequences:
- the yhbY gene encoding ribosome assembly RNA-binding protein YhbY: MLTGKNRSYLRGEANSLDPIVHVGKEGINESVIEQLDKALEDHELLKVRILESTGRTTRSAAEELATATGANVVQVIGGIAVLFRQRDEDSNFKL; this comes from the coding sequence ATGTTAACAGGTAAAAATAGAAGTTATCTTAGAGGAGAAGCTAATTCTTTAGATCCAATAGTTCATGTTGGTAAAGAAGGAATTAACGAATCTGTAATTGAGCAGCTAGATAAAGCTTTAGAAGATCATGAGCTTTTAAAAGTAAGAATTTTAGAGAGCACAGGTAGAACAACTCGTTCTGCTGCGGAAGAACTAGCTACAGCAACTGGAGCCAATGTTGTCCAAGTAATTGGTGGTATTGCTGTCTTGTTCCGTCAGCGTGACGAGGATTCAAATTTTAAACTTTAA
- a CDS encoding DegV family protein yields the protein MSKVKIITDSCSDLPKEIVDSYDIEFLNIKVNINNQVYYDRHDLQPKDFYRLINQGDEVPKTSRITPEKFKDTYKKALAEHDHVLVIAFSSKLSGILESAVMAKREMDSDKITIIDTKAASVGQGLLVYQAAKWLQAGKSVEAVVQDLLAAASKLEHIFAVGDIEMLKRGGRISKTKAVMANVLNIKPILHIQDGEILPYDKIRGKKRMISYLLEELEKKADKPESQIIAITYSENEEYALKLSKEIEARFKPQEIFISEIGAAVGSHAGPGTLALVFQNSEKTAKPEVY from the coding sequence ATGTCAAAAGTTAAAATAATAACAGATAGTTGTTCTGATTTACCAAAAGAGATTGTGGACAGCTATGATATAGAATTTTTAAATATAAAAGTAAATATTAATAATCAAGTCTATTATGATCGTCATGATTTACAGCCTAAAGATTTTTATCGCTTAATTAATCAGGGAGATGAAGTTCCAAAAACTTCAAGAATAACTCCTGAAAAATTTAAAGACACTTACAAAAAAGCTTTAGCAGAACATGACCATGTTTTAGTAATTGCTTTCTCTTCAAAATTGAGCGGTATTTTAGAATCAGCAGTTATGGCAAAAAGAGAAATGGATAGCGATAAAATTACTATAATTGATACTAAAGCTGCTTCAGTTGGTCAGGGGCTTTTAGTATATCAAGCAGCAAAGTGGCTGCAGGCTGGAAAGTCAGTCGAAGCTGTTGTGCAGGATTTATTGGCAGCTGCATCTAAATTAGAACACATCTTTGCGGTTGGTGATATTGAAATGCTTAAGCGTGGAGGTCGGATTTCTAAAACCAAAGCTGTGATGGCTAATGTTTTAAATATTAAACCCATTCTTCATATTCAAGATGGTGAGATTTTACCATATGATAAAATAAGAGGTAAAAAAAGAATGATCTCTTATTTATTAGAAGAATTAGAAAAAAAAGCAGATAAACCGGAATCGCAAATTATAGCTATAACTTATTCAGAAAATGAAGAATACGCCTTGAAGTTAAGTAAAGAAATTGAAGCTAGATTTAAGCCCCAAGAAATTTTTATCAGTGAAATTGGAGCAGCAGTTGGTTCTCATGCCGGACCTGGGACGCTGGCTTTGGTTTTTCAAAATAGTGAAAAAACTGCCAAGCCAGAAGTATATTAG
- the abc-f gene encoding ribosomal protection-like ABC-F family protein: MAILNINNLKKEYGIETVLKDFSLNVNQGESVALIGPNGSGKTTIFRIITDQEHFSEGTVSIRNDIEVGYLDQLPDFKAKLTIYQELEKVFADVKKQIKEMQRLEEKIAHHGERVDESEIHSDNLEATMREYSLLQRQFEKGVGYEYQSKIRQVAAGMGFDEEEIHEKTLDQLSGGEKTRVGLAKLLLIEPDLLLLDEPTNHLDLKSVEWLENYLNSYQGSLLIISHDRYFLDNTIERIVEIKNGKNEDYSGNYSYYQKERKRRYEQRLREYKNQQKKIKELEDAIEQLYIWGRSRDSEKMFKRAKAMEKRLERIDRLEKPRLKGKKMKLDLDADIRGGDDVLFVENLSKSFEDLTLFAEINFELHRRDKAAIIGDNGTGKSTILRIIMGEITADQGKVKIGTNIYPAYYRQEFEGFKPEDDLITALQRETAVTNSKARDMLASFLFTGEDVFKKVHQLSGGEKSRLRLLQLMSGNYNFLILDEPTNHLDLASREVLEDALKDYPGTVLIVSHDRYFLDKVIDYIYELDNQELNKYFGDYSYYKEKKKNEISKQLDKEKKEEKNEGKLDYEAQKEARSREMKRQKRLEEIESDIEKLEKKLNYLENEMTAEKNIDNFEVLQQLKEEYESKNNKLEKLYQEWETLI; encoded by the coding sequence ATGGCTATTTTAAATATTAATAATCTAAAAAAAGAATATGGAATTGAGACTGTACTTAAGGATTTTTCTTTAAATGTAAATCAGGGAGAGTCAGTGGCTTTAATTGGGCCGAATGGTTCGGGCAAAACCACGATTTTTAGAATTATCACTGACCAGGAACATTTTTCTGAAGGTACAGTTTCAATTAGAAATGATATTGAAGTAGGATATTTAGATCAGTTACCTGACTTTAAAGCCAAATTAACAATTTATCAGGAATTAGAAAAAGTTTTTGCAGATGTAAAAAAACAAATTAAAGAAATGCAGAGGCTTGAAGAAAAAATAGCTCACCATGGAGAAAGAGTAGATGAATCTGAAATTCATTCTGATAATTTAGAAGCAACTATGCGGGAATATAGTCTGCTGCAGAGGCAATTCGAAAAAGGAGTAGGCTATGAGTACCAAAGTAAAATTCGTCAGGTTGCTGCTGGTATGGGCTTTGACGAAGAGGAAATACACGAAAAAACTTTAGACCAGCTAAGTGGTGGGGAAAAAACAAGAGTTGGACTTGCTAAATTGCTATTAATTGAGCCGGATTTACTTCTTTTAGATGAGCCTACAAACCATCTTGATTTGAAATCAGTAGAGTGGCTTGAAAATTATCTTAATTCTTATCAGGGTAGTCTCTTAATTATTTCTCATGATAGATATTTCTTAGATAACACGATTGAAAGAATAGTAGAAATAAAAAATGGAAAAAATGAGGATTATAGCGGTAATTACAGCTACTATCAAAAAGAGAGAAAAAGAAGATATGAACAGAGGCTGAGGGAATATAAAAATCAGCAGAAAAAAATTAAAGAACTTGAAGATGCAATAGAACAGCTTTATATCTGGGGTCGTTCCCGGGATAGTGAAAAAATGTTTAAAAGGGCCAAGGCAATGGAGAAAAGGCTGGAAAGAATTGATCGGCTTGAAAAGCCACGCCTTAAAGGTAAAAAGATGAAATTAGATCTTGATGCTGATATTAGAGGTGGCGATGATGTTTTATTTGTAGAAAATTTAAGCAAGAGTTTTGAAGATTTAACTCTTTTTGCAGAAATAAATTTTGAACTCCATCGAAGAGATAAAGCGGCAATTATAGGTGATAATGGTACAGGAAAATCAACCATTTTAAGAATTATCATGGGAGAAATAACTGCTGATCAGGGAAAAGTTAAGATTGGTACAAATATTTACCCTGCCTATTATCGTCAAGAATTTGAGGGTTTTAAACCTGAAGATGATTTAATTACTGCTCTGCAGAGGGAAACCGCTGTAACTAACTCTAAAGCGAGAGATATGTTGGCTTCATTTTTATTTACTGGGGAAGATGTTTTTAAAAAAGTTCATCAATTAAGTGGTGGAGAAAAAAGTAGATTAAGACTGCTGCAGTTGATGAGTGGAAATTACAATTTTTTAATTCTTGATGAGCCAACAAACCATCTTGATCTAGCTTCGCGTGAGGTACTCGAAGATGCTCTAAAAGATTATCCAGGCACTGTTTTAATTGTATCTCATGATCGTTATTTTTTAGATAAGGTAATTGATTATATTTACGAATTAGACAATCAGGAACTAAATAAATACTTTGGAGATTATAGTTATTATAAAGAAAAAAAGAAAAATGAAATTTCTAAGCAGCTGGATAAAGAAAAAAAAGAAGAAAAAAACGAAGGCAAGTTGGATTATGAGGCTCAAAAAGAAGCCCGTAGTCGTGAAATGAAACGACAAAAAAGATTAGAAGAAATTGAATCTGATATAGAAAAATTAGAAAAAAAATTAAATTATTTAGAAAATGAGATGACAGCTGAAAAAAATATTGATAACTTTGAAGTACTGCAGCAATTAAAAGAGGAATACGAATCGAAAAATAATAAGTTAGAAAAATTATATCAGGAATGGGAAACTTTAATTTAA